The proteins below come from a single Psychrobacter sp. PL19 genomic window:
- a CDS encoding uracil-DNA glycosylase has protein sequence MQLFDDDHLESKTATKTVEQKQAILNNVRLPEDWKLALTDELTSDNMDSLRAFLKQAYQSNDSIYPPAPLMFNAFNLTPLAHVKVVILGQDPYHRPGQAMGLSFSVPKTIPKPPSLNNVLKEMADDIGTSYSAHGDLTYWAQQGVLLLNSSLTVSEGEPNSHQNKGWEQFTDAVIDIINEQTEHTVFILWGSKAQKKGKYINTDKHLILTAVHPSPLAANRGGFFGSKPFSKTNDYLKQYGQTPIDWQLPQ, from the coding sequence ATGCAATTATTTGATGATGACCACCTAGAGAGCAAAACCGCAACCAAAACAGTTGAGCAAAAACAAGCTATTTTAAATAATGTGCGTCTGCCAGAAGACTGGAAACTGGCATTAACTGATGAGTTGACTTCTGATAATATGGACAGTCTTCGTGCTTTTTTAAAGCAGGCCTACCAGTCAAATGACAGTATTTATCCACCAGCACCCTTGATGTTCAACGCCTTTAACCTAACCCCTTTAGCACATGTTAAAGTGGTTATTTTAGGTCAAGACCCTTACCATCGTCCAGGGCAAGCAATGGGGCTATCATTTTCGGTACCCAAGACCATTCCTAAACCGCCATCACTCAATAACGTGCTAAAAGAAATGGCCGATGATATTGGTACCAGCTATTCAGCCCACGGGGATTTGACTTATTGGGCGCAACAAGGGGTATTGCTATTAAATAGCTCGCTCACAGTGAGTGAGGGCGAGCCCAACAGCCATCAAAACAAAGGTTGGGAGCAGTTTACCGATGCCGTTATTGATATTATTAATGAGCAAACAGAACATACTGTATTTATTTTGTGGGGTAGCAAGGCGCAAAAAAAAGGCAAGTATATCAACACTGACAAACACCTTATCTTAACCGCTGTACATCCTTCACCACTTGCCGCTAATCGCGGTGGATTTTTTGGTTCAAAGCCGTTTTCTAAAACCAATGATTATTTGAAGCAATACGGTCAAACTCCCATAGATTGGCAGCTGCCGCAATAA
- the clpA gene encoding ATP-dependent Clp protease ATP-binding subunit ClpA, translating to MLSRHLEVSLRLAMTLARQKSHEYLTVEHLLLALLENTHAANTLTACNANVSNLRTELEAYINKHTPTVDAELEQSPQPTQSFDRILQRAIFHVQSIGGGRLVEGSDILVSMFSEHDTYAVYLLKKQGISRLELTQYLSHGQDKNEPSEPRASMTGERRSASEKTSKDPLVEFASNLNQRAAEGKTDPLIGRGPEIERAAQVLCRRRKNNPLLVGEPGVGKTSIAEGLAWLIINNKAPKPLNGCVIYSLDIGALIAGTKYRGDFEKRMKALLDALKNKPNAILFIDEIHMIIGAGSSMSSNMDVSNLIKPALANGELRCVGSTTFTEYRQVFEKDHALSRRFQKIDVKEPSVEESIDILRGLKPRYEEFHNVEYTDEALISAVQLSSKHIHERFLPDKAIDVIDEAGAYKRLGVIPDADDINAEDSFIADLEQDFDEQTAMDIDDTDIDNEMQDEAAAAKAKDKSKADNLQKPKKKKPPMKIGVADIEAIVAKLARIPPKSISSDDKSVLEHLDRDLKRLVFGQDQAIATLADAIKLSRAGLKEPEKPIGSFMFAGPTGVGKTEVSRQLASLLGVELVRFDMSEYMEAHTASRLIGAPPGYVGFDQGGLLTEKINQHPHCVLLFDEIEKAHPDVFNLLLQVMDHGTLTDNNGRVASFKQVVVIMTTNVGADSISRSSMGFTQQDHSRDNNESLKRVFSPEFRNRLDAIIQFNPLDTSIVISVVDKFLVELQVQLDDKRVTLEIDDEVRDYLAEKGYDRLMGARPMQRLIQDEIKKPLAGMILFGDLVNGGVVHLALEPKESDSDIKSDSTSNQISIDKTAATAQGGNRQSDKGSADSRIILTVVETYEPRPDSESLAS from the coding sequence ATGTTAAGTCGTCATCTTGAAGTTTCCTTGCGTCTAGCCATGACGCTTGCGCGCCAAAAATCACATGAATACCTCACTGTTGAGCACTTATTACTGGCATTGCTGGAAAACACGCATGCTGCTAATACCTTGACTGCTTGTAATGCTAATGTCTCAAATCTGCGTACCGAGCTTGAAGCTTATATTAATAAGCACACGCCAACAGTAGATGCAGAGTTAGAGCAATCACCACAGCCAACCCAAAGTTTTGATCGTATCTTGCAACGGGCAATATTCCATGTGCAATCTATCGGCGGCGGTCGCTTGGTTGAAGGCTCAGATATCCTAGTGTCCATGTTTTCAGAACATGATACCTATGCGGTTTATCTACTGAAAAAACAAGGCATTAGCCGTCTTGAGCTAACCCAATATCTATCCCATGGGCAGGACAAAAATGAACCATCAGAGCCGCGTGCTTCTATGACTGGCGAGCGTCGCAGTGCCTCTGAAAAGACCAGTAAAGATCCATTAGTAGAATTTGCTAGTAACCTTAACCAGCGGGCAGCCGAAGGTAAGACTGATCCACTCATTGGCCGTGGTCCTGAGATTGAGCGTGCCGCACAAGTCTTGTGCCGCCGCCGCAAAAATAACCCGCTATTAGTTGGTGAACCCGGCGTTGGTAAAACTTCAATTGCTGAAGGTTTGGCATGGTTAATTATTAATAATAAAGCCCCAAAACCACTCAATGGCTGTGTGATCTACAGTCTTGATATTGGTGCCCTGATTGCAGGTACGAAATATCGTGGTGACTTTGAAAAACGCATGAAGGCGTTACTTGACGCACTGAAAAATAAACCCAATGCTATCTTGTTTATCGATGAGATTCATATGATTATCGGTGCAGGCTCGTCCATGAGTAGCAACATGGACGTATCTAACCTTATCAAGCCAGCCCTTGCCAATGGTGAGTTACGCTGTGTGGGTTCAACCACATTTACAGAATATCGTCAGGTGTTTGAAAAAGACCATGCGTTATCACGTCGTTTTCAAAAAATTGATGTTAAAGAGCCAAGTGTCGAAGAAAGCATCGATATCTTACGCGGTCTTAAACCTCGCTATGAAGAGTTTCATAATGTCGAATATACTGATGAGGCATTAATTAGCGCAGTACAGTTATCATCTAAGCATATACATGAGCGTTTCTTACCTGATAAAGCTATTGATGTTATCGATGAAGCCGGTGCGTATAAACGCTTAGGTGTGATTCCTGATGCGGACGATATTAATGCTGAAGACAGCTTTATCGCTGATTTAGAGCAGGATTTTGACGAGCAAACCGCTATGGATATTGATGACACGGATATCGATAACGAAATGCAAGATGAAGCCGCCGCTGCTAAAGCCAAGGATAAGTCTAAGGCTGATAATTTACAAAAGCCCAAAAAGAAAAAGCCACCAATGAAGATTGGCGTAGCAGATATTGAAGCTATCGTCGCCAAACTAGCGCGTATTCCACCCAAGTCCATTTCAAGTGATGACAAGAGTGTTCTTGAGCACCTAGATCGCGACTTAAAACGCCTAGTCTTTGGTCAAGATCAAGCGATCGCGACCTTAGCCGATGCCATTAAGTTGTCACGTGCCGGTCTTAAAGAGCCAGAAAAACCAATTGGTTCCTTCATGTTTGCCGGTCCAACAGGGGTTGGTAAAACAGAGGTATCACGTCAGCTAGCCAGCTTATTAGGCGTTGAGCTGGTACGTTTTGATATGTCAGAGTATATGGAAGCACATACTGCCTCACGCTTGATTGGCGCGCCTCCAGGCTATGTTGGTTTTGATCAAGGTGGCTTGCTCACTGAAAAAATCAATCAGCACCCGCATTGTGTATTGTTATTTGATGAGATTGAAAAAGCGCATCCAGATGTCTTTAACTTATTATTACAAGTAATGGACCATGGCACCTTGACTGATAATAATGGTCGCGTGGCTAGTTTCAAACAAGTCGTCGTTATCATGACCACCAACGTTGGTGCTGATAGTATTAGCCGCTCTTCTATGGGCTTCACCCAACAAGATCATAGCCGTGATAACAATGAATCACTCAAACGGGTATTTAGTCCTGAATTTCGTAACCGTTTGGATGCGATTATTCAATTCAATCCGCTTGACACGTCAATCGTTATTTCAGTGGTCGACAAGTTCTTGGTCGAGCTACAAGTCCAGCTTGATGATAAGCGAGTGACCTTAGAGATTGATGATGAGGTACGTGACTATTTAGCTGAGAAGGGTTATGACCGTCTGATGGGCGCACGTCCGATGCAGCGCTTGATCCAAGACGAGATTAAAAAGCCGTTGGCAGGTATGATTTTATTTGGTGACCTAGTCAATGGTGGGGTAGTGCATCTTGCCTTGGAGCCGAAAGAGTCAGACTCTGATATCAAATCTGACAGCACCTCTAACCAGATTTCTATCGATAAAACGGCTGCTACCGCACAGGGTGGCAATAGACAAAGCGATAAAGGCTCGGCCGATAGTCGAATCATATTGACGGTCGTTGAAACCTACGAGCCGCGTCCAGACTCTGAATCATTAGCCAGCTAA
- a CDS encoding ATP-dependent Clp protease adaptor ClpS yields MMKKILSQAKPVVFDWHFPNMPAHRAQDSDPDGETAPQADVMVAEPEVAKPPMYAVVMYNDNYTPMEFVVYILQSEFRHTVDSAVEVMLTIHNSSKGIAGIYPKDIAETKAKKVNSLAHREGYPLLTQIEPHQGE; encoded by the coding sequence ATGATGAAAAAAATATTATCACAAGCTAAGCCTGTTGTTTTTGATTGGCATTTCCCAAATATGCCGGCTCACCGTGCGCAAGATAGTGACCCTGATGGTGAAACGGCACCACAAGCCGACGTTATGGTGGCGGAACCAGAAGTGGCCAAACCGCCCATGTACGCGGTGGTCATGTACAACGATAACTACACACCGATGGAGTTTGTGGTTTATATTCTGCAGTCAGAATTTCGTCATACTGTGGATTCAGCCGTTGAAGTGATGTTAACGATTCACAATAGCAGCAAAGGTATTGCCGGTATTTATCCTAAAGATATTGCTGAGACTAAAGCAAAAAAAGTCAACAGTCTTGCTCACCGTGAGGGCTATCCGTTACTTACCCAGATCGAGCCCCATCAAGGCGAATAA
- the argC gene encoding N-acetyl-gamma-glutamyl-phosphate reductase → MISAAIVGGTGYTGIELIRLLSAHPEVSIDLLTSRSEAGTRADEIFPSLRGISDIVFSDLGDDTLAALQRCDVVFFATPHGVAMKQAQALTQAGVRVIDLAADFRLQSLTEFEQWYQQPHACPELLKTAVYGLPEINRDKLANALLVGNPGCYPTTAILGLKPIIEAQNKQAMRLIEARIVIDAKSGVSGAGRQASIALNYAETTDNFKAYGVTGHRHLPEIEQGIAQLLDSQFTQRVRFLPHLVPMIRGMFSSIHMELTEAGKAIDWQQAFETDYATEVFIDIMPSGIYPDTRSVRASNRLRIAVYQDNDRAELTVLVVQDNLVKGAAGQAVQNMNVMFGLDETLGLNFAPIVP, encoded by the coding sequence ATGATTTCAGCAGCCATCGTCGGTGGAACAGGCTACACAGGTATCGAGCTCATTCGTCTGCTATCTGCACATCCTGAGGTGTCCATTGATTTATTGACTTCGCGTAGTGAGGCAGGAACGCGTGCTGATGAGATATTTCCAAGTTTGCGCGGTATTTCCGACATTGTTTTTAGTGACTTAGGTGATGATACGCTTGCCGCACTACAACGTTGCGACGTGGTGTTTTTTGCCACACCGCATGGGGTTGCTATGAAACAAGCACAAGCGCTAACCCAAGCGGGTGTTCGAGTCATTGATTTGGCCGCTGACTTTCGTTTACAGTCATTAACTGAGTTTGAGCAGTGGTATCAACAGCCACATGCTTGTCCAGAACTGTTAAAAACCGCTGTTTATGGTCTACCAGAAATCAATCGTGATAAGCTTGCAAATGCTTTGCTGGTCGGTAATCCTGGTTGCTACCCAACTACTGCTATTTTAGGATTAAAGCCTATTATAGAGGCGCAGAATAAACAAGCCATGCGCTTAATTGAAGCCCGTATTGTCATTGATGCCAAATCGGGAGTCTCAGGCGCTGGTCGCCAAGCAAGTATTGCCCTTAACTATGCCGAAACGACTGATAACTTTAAGGCGTATGGGGTGACCGGCCACCGTCACTTGCCAGAAATTGAACAAGGTATTGCCCAGTTATTAGACAGCCAGTTTACTCAGAGAGTCCGCTTTTTGCCACATTTAGTACCGATGATCCGCGGTATGTTTAGCTCTATTCACATGGAGTTAACCGAGGCTGGAAAAGCTATAGACTGGCAGCAAGCGTTTGAGACTGACTATGCTACAGAGGTTTTTATTGACATCATGCCAAGCGGTATTTATCCGGATACTCGTAGCGTGCGTGCCAGTAATCGCTTACGCATTGCAGTATATCAAGATAATGACCGCGCTGAGTTAACGGTATTGGTAGTACAAGATAATTTAGTGAAAGGTGCAGCAGGACAGGCGGTGCAAAACATGAATGTGATGTTTGGGCTTGATGAGACGTTGGGGTTAAATTTTGCACCGATTGTTCCTTAA
- the hemE gene encoding uroporphyrinogen decarboxylase — protein MSASDNSNLPKQNFAPLKNDRLLRALRFETVDTTPVWMMRQAGRYLPEYKATRAEAGDFMSLCKDTARATEVTLQPLRRMDLDAAILFSDILTIPDAMGLGLYFETGEGPKFKYPIRTQADLDRLPTLDVNDSLDYVMRAVTSIRTALNGQVPLFGFSGSPWTLATYMIEGGSSKDYRYTKGFLYSNPEFLHQLLDKIAISVIDYLDAQVVAGAQILQIFDSWGGALGHRQFIEFSHAYNKRIVAELKVRHPDIPVVLFTKGGGLWLETQADSEADALGLDWTMPLDRARQVLTAQHKPLQRKKAVQGNLDPATLYGSPETIRSEVTLMLDRAYACGEKTGYVANLGHGITQWVNPDNAKVFIDAVHDYKL, from the coding sequence ATGAGCGCCTCAGACAATAGTAACTTGCCTAAGCAAAACTTTGCCCCCCTTAAAAATGACCGACTGCTGCGTGCGCTACGCTTTGAGACTGTCGATACCACGCCAGTATGGATGATGCGTCAAGCCGGGCGTTATTTACCAGAGTATAAAGCCACCCGCGCGGAAGCAGGCGATTTTATGAGCCTGTGCAAAGATACTGCCCGTGCCACGGAAGTGACATTGCAGCCGTTACGACGTATGGATCTAGATGCAGCGATTTTATTCAGTGACATACTGACTATTCCTGATGCTATGGGTTTGGGTCTGTACTTTGAGACTGGTGAAGGTCCTAAGTTTAAATATCCTATCCGTACGCAGGCAGATCTTGATCGGCTACCGACACTTGACGTCAATGACTCACTCGATTATGTTATGCGTGCAGTGACCAGTATCCGTACCGCACTAAACGGACAAGTGCCACTATTTGGCTTTTCAGGTAGTCCTTGGACCCTAGCTACTTATATGATTGAAGGGGGCAGCTCAAAAGACTATCGTTATACCAAAGGCTTTTTGTATAGCAACCCTGAGTTTTTGCATCAGCTGCTTGATAAAATTGCAATTTCTGTGATTGATTATCTAGATGCACAAGTGGTCGCTGGTGCGCAAATCTTACAGATATTTGACAGTTGGGGTGGTGCATTAGGCCATCGTCAGTTCATTGAATTTTCACATGCGTATAACAAGCGTATCGTTGCTGAGTTAAAAGTACGTCACCCTGATATTCCAGTGGTTTTATTCACCAAAGGTGGTGGCCTCTGGTTAGAGACTCAAGCAGATAGTGAAGCGGATGCATTGGGACTAGATTGGACCATGCCGCTTGATCGGGCGCGCCAAGTCTTGACTGCACAGCATAAACCATTACAGCGCAAAAAAGCCGTTCAAGGTAATTTAGACCCTGCGACCCTGTATGGCTCACCGGAAACTATCCGTTCGGAAGTGACGTTGATGCTCGATAGAGCTTACGCTTGTGGCGAGAAGACTGGCTATGTGGCAAACTTAGGTCATGGTATTACCCAATGGGTTAACCCTGATAATGCTAAAGTATTTATCGATGCGGTACATGACTATAAGCTTTAA
- the proB gene encoding glutamate 5-kinase, translating to MADDMEQPTEEARFIKQTRNFDIQRVIVKIGSSLLTNNGRGLDRTAIYEWATQIAELHNQGVEVLLVSSGAVAEGVVRMNLDERPKKLAALQACASIGQMGLIGTWWSALIQHGIQSSQLLLTHDDLSNRSRYLNTTSALTQLLEWRVLPVINENDTITIDEIKFGDNDTLGAMAAAMVNADLYIILTDQEGVFTDNPRDNPDARMIRQERAMADYLFDIAGDGGKLGRGGMLTKIRAGRLAAMGGCPTVIVSGAIEDVITRVVAGEAVGTLLTTNDEDKIIARKQWIAAHLRMSGSLIVDAGAATALTKHNRSLLPVGVVEVRGDFDEGDVVEIIHQDTNERLAVGQVNFSSTDARSVARERTEQFDRILGNNEERVVMVHRDNLALSM from the coding sequence ATGGCAGATGACATGGAACAACCCACCGAAGAAGCAAGGTTTATTAAGCAAACTCGTAACTTTGATATTCAGCGCGTTATTGTCAAGATCGGCTCATCATTATTAACTAATAATGGTCGAGGGCTGGATCGAACTGCCATCTACGAGTGGGCAACCCAGATTGCTGAATTGCACAATCAGGGTGTGGAAGTGCTGTTGGTGTCATCAGGTGCGGTCGCTGAAGGTGTGGTACGCATGAACCTTGATGAGCGCCCAAAAAAGCTTGCAGCATTACAAGCCTGTGCCTCTATCGGCCAGATGGGCTTGATTGGTACCTGGTGGTCAGCACTTATCCAACATGGGATACAGAGCTCTCAGTTGTTGTTGACTCATGATGACTTGTCCAATCGTAGCCGTTACTTGAACACTACTAGTGCGTTGACTCAGCTATTAGAATGGCGTGTATTGCCGGTAATTAATGAAAACGATACCATCACTATTGATGAAATTAAGTTTGGCGACAATGATACCTTAGGCGCGATGGCAGCGGCGATGGTCAATGCTGACTTATACATTATATTAACTGATCAAGAAGGGGTATTTACTGACAATCCACGCGATAATCCCGATGCCAGAATGATTCGTCAAGAACGTGCGATGGCTGATTATTTATTTGATATTGCTGGTGATGGTGGCAAATTAGGCCGTGGTGGGATGTTGACTAAAATTCGTGCTGGTCGTTTGGCGGCAATGGGTGGCTGCCCGACAGTAATTGTCAGCGGTGCGATCGAAGATGTTATCACTCGTGTGGTGGCAGGTGAAGCGGTAGGTACATTGCTAACTACCAATGATGAGGACAAAATCATCGCTCGTAAACAGTGGATCGCGGCGCATTTACGGATGTCCGGTTCCCTGATTGTGGATGCTGGTGCGGCAACAGCACTGACCAAACATAACAGAAGCTTATTACCAGTTGGGGTAGTAGAAGTACGTGGCGACTTTGATGAAGGTGATGTAGTAGAGATTATTCATCAAGACACCAATGAGCGCTTAGCGGTTGGCCAAGTTAACTTCTCGTCTACCGATGCGCGCAGTGTTGCGCGTGAACGTACTGAGCAGTTCGATAGAATCTTGGGCAATAATGAAGAGCGCGTGGTCATGGTACATCGTGATAATTTAGCCTTGTCTATGTAA
- the cgtA gene encoding Obg family GTPase CgtA, protein MRFIDEAVVTVKAGDGGNGIASFRREKYVPRGGPDGGDGGTGGDVYVITDDNTNTLVDYRYTRRYDAMRGENGHSKNCAGKGSDIVYLPVPVGTTIIDTETDEVIGDMIEIGQTLLIAKGGDGGLGNTHFKSSTNQAPRKATSGFEGELKVLKFELKVVADVGLIGLPNAGKSTFIRQVSAAKPKVADYPFTTIVPNLGVVDIGRHRSFVMADIPGLIEGASEGAGLGIRFLKHVARTRRLLHIVDVQPIDASDPVNNARIILNELERFSPELAKLPQVLILNKIDQVIDPEELDELCNHIVADLGWTGMVFRTSTLMGEGTDAVKYHLMNEIEREREREEEEPEFAEAQKARFERLEAEVRRNTEAQREAYRAARKAQREGADLPEDDSFDSEGFDDDFDDDDFDDDDGVEVVYAP, encoded by the coding sequence ATGCGATTTATTGATGAAGCTGTCGTAACGGTAAAAGCGGGTGACGGTGGCAACGGTATCGCCAGTTTTCGCCGAGAAAAATACGTCCCTCGTGGCGGTCCTGATGGTGGTGATGGGGGTACTGGTGGTGACGTTTATGTTATCACTGATGACAATACCAACACCTTAGTCGACTACCGTTATACCCGCCGTTATGATGCGATGCGCGGTGAAAATGGTCATAGTAAGAACTGCGCAGGCAAAGGTTCTGACATTGTTTACTTGCCAGTTCCTGTCGGTACCACTATTATCGATACTGAAACTGATGAAGTTATCGGTGATATGATTGAGATCGGCCAGACATTACTAATCGCCAAAGGTGGTGATGGTGGTTTGGGCAATACCCATTTCAAAAGCTCGACCAACCAAGCACCACGTAAAGCCACATCAGGTTTTGAAGGCGAGCTTAAAGTATTAAAGTTTGAGCTAAAAGTTGTGGCCGATGTTGGGCTAATTGGCCTACCGAATGCTGGCAAGTCTACTTTTATTCGTCAAGTTTCTGCGGCGAAGCCAAAAGTCGCCGATTATCCCTTTACCACCATCGTGCCAAATCTAGGTGTGGTTGATATTGGTCGCCATCGCTCATTTGTAATGGCTGATATCCCAGGACTCATTGAAGGCGCCTCAGAAGGCGCTGGTCTTGGTATACGCTTTTTAAAACATGTGGCACGTACACGTCGTTTGCTACATATCGTTGATGTACAGCCTATTGACGCTTCTGATCCAGTCAATAACGCGCGTATTATTTTAAATGAGCTTGAGCGTTTTTCGCCAGAATTAGCAAAATTGCCGCAAGTTCTAATCCTAAACAAGATTGATCAGGTGATTGATCCAGAAGAGTTAGACGAGCTGTGCAATCATATCGTCGCTGATCTCGGCTGGACTGGCATGGTATTTCGTACTTCAACCCTAATGGGTGAGGGTACTGACGCCGTGAAATATCATCTAATGAATGAGATTGAGCGTGAGCGTGAGCGTGAAGAAGAAGAACCGGAATTTGCTGAGGCGCAAAAAGCGCGTTTCGAGCGTTTAGAGGCAGAAGTGCGCCGTAATACTGAAGCACAACGTGAAGCGTACCGTGCTGCTCGCAAAGCGCAACGTGAAGGTGCCGACTTACCCGAAGACGATAGCTTTGATAGTGAAGGTTTTGACGACGATTTTGATGACGATGATTTTGATGACGATGATGGTGTTGAAGTGGTGTACGCCCCTTAA
- a CDS encoding glyceraldehyde-3-phosphate dehydrogenase — MFLVSNADTLRHLHQEHLSNYNNQEQQAIELIGLLNKLYNEQDVQITLFGEMLDTTSVGQVLALHQKAAIREQGAKPIAIADTLAMVKAVAASDNIQAARVDVGQLIANDSDIQAVLQSISNDETATNGATDVVLYGFGRIGRIVTRLLLSQASSAKGLQLKAIVVRPAAAGDLAKRISLLERDSIHGRFLGGISIDDDNNGMIINGRFVQIIYANDPSEIDYTAYGIDNALIIDNTGIWKDEAGLGKHLQAQGVNKVLLTAPAGGEIKNVVYGVNNDTIGDDPIVSAASCTTNAITPMLKVLNDEYGIKNGHVETIHSFTNDQNLIDNYHKADRRGRSAVLNMVITSTGAAKAAGKALPELSGKLTGNAIRVPTPNVSLAILNLNLKTAPQSVDALNEFMRNISNSNLWQSQIAYTDSTEAVSTDFVGTTHVGVVDAQATILTDNQAIVYIWYDNEVGYSTQVLRLANQMAGISYTQIPA; from the coding sequence ATGTTTCTCGTGAGCAACGCTGATACCTTACGCCACCTACATCAAGAGCATTTAAGCAATTATAATAACCAAGAGCAACAAGCTATCGAGCTGATTGGTCTACTTAATAAGCTGTATAACGAGCAAGACGTACAAATCACCCTGTTTGGTGAAATGCTTGATACCACCTCAGTTGGTCAAGTGTTGGCCTTGCATCAAAAAGCGGCAATACGTGAACAAGGTGCTAAGCCGATCGCTATTGCAGATACTTTAGCGATGGTTAAAGCAGTGGCGGCTAGCGATAATATTCAAGCAGCGCGAGTCGATGTGGGTCAGCTGATTGCTAATGACAGTGATATACAGGCCGTATTGCAGTCTATCAGCAATGATGAAACGGCTACTAACGGTGCGACTGATGTGGTGTTATATGGTTTCGGTCGTATTGGCCGTATTGTAACGCGTCTCTTGTTATCACAAGCGTCAAGTGCCAAGGGTCTACAATTAAAAGCGATTGTCGTACGTCCTGCTGCTGCAGGCGACTTAGCCAAACGTATCTCATTGCTTGAGCGTGACTCGATTCATGGTAGATTTTTAGGTGGCATCAGTATTGATGATGACAACAATGGCATGATTATTAACGGCCGTTTTGTACAAATCATTTACGCCAATGACCCAAGCGAAATTGACTATACTGCTTATGGTATCGATAATGCTTTGATTATTGATAATACTGGTATTTGGAAAGACGAAGCCGGTCTTGGCAAGCATTTGCAAGCTCAAGGTGTGAATAAGGTCCTACTCACTGCGCCTGCTGGTGGCGAGATTAAGAACGTGGTATATGGCGTTAATAATGACACTATCGGTGATGACCCTATCGTTAGTGCCGCCAGCTGTACCACCAACGCTATTACGCCCATGTTAAAAGTATTGAATGATGAGTATGGTATTAAAAATGGTCATGTGGAAACTATTCATTCATTTACTAACGACCAAAATTTGATTGATAATTATCACAAAGCGGATCGCCGTGGTCGTAGTGCCGTATTGAATATGGTGATTACCAGTACGGGTGCGGCAAAAGCAGCTGGCAAAGCGCTGCCAGAGTTGAGTGGCAAACTAACAGGCAACGCGATTCGTGTACCCACGCCAAACGTCAGCTTGGCAATTTTAAACTTGAATCTAAAAACGGCACCGCAAAGTGTTGATGCCCTAAATGAATTTATGCGTAACATATCTAACAGTAATCTGTGGCAATCACAAATTGCTTATACGGACTCAACTGAAGCAGTATCGACTGACTTTGTTGGGACGACTCACGTTGGCGTGGTTGATGCTCAAGCCACTATCCTCACTGACAATCAGGCCATTGTCTATATTTGGTATGACAATGAAGTGGGCTATAGTACTCAAGTACTGCGCTTAGCGAATCAGATGGCTGGTATTAGTTACACTCAAATTCCAGCATAA